From Variovorax sp. J2L1-78, the proteins below share one genomic window:
- the recB gene encoding exodeoxyribonuclease V subunit beta, with protein sequence MSEHLDPLTLPLWGSRLIEASAGTGKTWTIAALYLRLVLGHGEADADGTSAGYLRPLVPSEILVMTFTRAATRELSDRIRARLLEAARCFRGEAVPDDGDAFLRSLIAAYAEGAPRQSAAWRLAMAAESMDDAAVHTIDAWCQRMLREHAFDSGCLFDEELTANERAMLDEAAQDYWRQQLYPLSGDALDAALSVWPTVDALAKDARGLVGQTLPADVGQGPLGALIDETLAAHRAELASLKLGWAQRAQAMQGWIDAQMARKPCPFDGRRMAPKNYTGWLKALAAWADDPRADMPDLKTGRTRFTPEGMQGALKAGGTIDLPEDFAAFEQLMLALDALQPIDSALRLHAAAQIAQRLAELKRQSGSFGFADMLQRLDDALDPERNGEAALRLRARMLAQYPVALIDEFQDTSPVQSRIFDRLYRIAANEPSSGLLLIGDPKQSIYGFRGADIHSYLQARRATEGRHYMLGTNHRSTASVVAAVNHLLAHPETRDGEGAFMYRGGTDDNPLPFAPVEAKGRKESFVSAAGAEPAVTLALDATLLNAETSRRHFAARCAERIVVLLNDPDAGFAEAGKPFVRLRPADIAVLVRTGKEAAAVQRELRRRRVASVYLSDKDSVFASPEAQDLLHWLRAVAEPLDVRLARAAFATRTVGLSIDELRVLARDDEAFDLRSEQLRQLHGIWQQQGVLTMLRRTLHLLELPTRWLGGAADGERRLTNFLHLAELLQAASGQLDGEQALVRWLADQVRGDAAGGDEQIVRLESDADLVKVVTVHKSKGLEYPLVFLPFASGFRGVKKAGTSHLNLADDEGERTLHLHLSDAHIAEADKERQREDLRLLYVALTRARHAVWVGLAALKEGNANAPTLHRSAIGYVLGGTEEVLPEQLMTRIQDVVQPCADIALVPADDMAGLGTTPLQPRGEPIALRELARYDADFDRRWSIGSFSALVRTLSAVSPLPGVLASSVAAVRNDEPGDAVDGEMAAVPLRAAPIDAPWHRFPRGAFAGNFLHDQLEWLATEGFDLAASPERQQQLLRRCERQGWTERAPDVLAWLLRVLQSPLPPVGAALDALAVTVPEMEFWLPAQTLAAAQIDALCRQYLLGGRDRPLLPERELHGMLMGFADIVFEHGGRYWVLDHKSNHLGGSDADYDRDALEGAMAAHRYDVQSAIYLLALHRLLRSRLGAAYDPAAQLGGAVFLFLRGIDGPARGCYHVPPVLPLLDALDRLLGATTDVGA encoded by the coding sequence ATGAGCGAACACCTCGATCCGCTGACCTTGCCGCTGTGGGGCAGCCGCCTCATCGAGGCCAGCGCCGGCACCGGCAAGACCTGGACCATCGCCGCGCTCTACCTGCGGCTGGTGCTGGGCCATGGCGAGGCCGATGCCGACGGCACATCGGCCGGTTACCTGCGCCCGCTGGTGCCGTCCGAAATCCTCGTGATGACCTTCACCCGCGCGGCGACGCGTGAACTGTCGGACCGCATCCGCGCGCGCCTGCTCGAGGCGGCGCGCTGCTTCCGCGGCGAGGCGGTGCCCGACGACGGCGACGCCTTCCTGCGCAGCCTGATCGCGGCCTATGCCGAAGGTGCGCCACGCCAGTCCGCCGCCTGGCGGCTCGCCATGGCCGCCGAGAGCATGGACGACGCGGCCGTCCACACCATCGACGCCTGGTGCCAGCGCATGCTGCGCGAGCATGCCTTCGACAGCGGCTGCCTGTTCGACGAAGAGCTCACGGCCAACGAACGCGCGATGCTCGACGAGGCGGCGCAGGACTACTGGCGCCAGCAGCTCTACCCGCTGTCGGGCGACGCCCTGGACGCCGCGCTGTCGGTCTGGCCCACCGTCGACGCGCTGGCCAAGGATGCGCGCGGGCTCGTCGGCCAGACGCTGCCGGCGGACGTGGGGCAGGGTCCCTTGGGCGCGCTGATCGACGAAACGCTGGCCGCGCACCGCGCCGAGCTCGCATCGCTCAAGCTCGGCTGGGCGCAGCGCGCGCAGGCGATGCAGGGCTGGATCGACGCACAGATGGCGCGCAAGCCGTGCCCCTTCGACGGCCGCCGCATGGCACCGAAGAACTACACCGGCTGGTTGAAGGCGCTGGCCGCCTGGGCCGACGACCCGCGCGCCGACATGCCCGACCTCAAGACCGGGCGCACCCGCTTCACGCCCGAGGGCATGCAGGGCGCGCTCAAGGCCGGCGGCACCATCGACCTGCCCGAGGATTTCGCGGCCTTCGAGCAGTTGATGCTTGCACTCGATGCGCTGCAGCCCATCGATTCGGCGCTGCGCCTGCATGCCGCCGCACAGATCGCGCAACGGCTCGCCGAGCTCAAGCGCCAGTCGGGCAGCTTCGGCTTCGCCGACATGCTGCAGCGCCTGGACGATGCGCTCGACCCCGAGCGCAACGGCGAGGCCGCGCTGCGGCTGCGCGCGCGCATGCTGGCGCAGTACCCGGTCGCGCTGATCGACGAGTTCCAGGACACCTCGCCGGTGCAGTCGCGCATCTTCGACCGGCTCTACCGTATCGCGGCGAACGAGCCGTCGAGCGGCCTGCTGCTCATCGGCGACCCGAAGCAGTCGATCTACGGCTTTCGCGGCGCCGACATCCACAGCTACCTGCAGGCGCGCCGCGCCACCGAGGGCCGGCATTACATGCTGGGCACCAACCACCGCTCGACCGCGTCGGTGGTGGCGGCCGTGAACCACCTGCTGGCGCACCCGGAAACGCGCGACGGCGAGGGCGCCTTCATGTACCGCGGCGGGACCGACGACAACCCCTTGCCCTTCGCACCGGTCGAAGCGAAGGGTCGGAAGGAGTCCTTCGTCAGCGCCGCGGGTGCCGAGCCGGCGGTCACGCTGGCGCTCGACGCCACGCTGCTCAACGCCGAGACCAGCCGTCGCCACTTCGCGGCGCGCTGCGCCGAGCGCATCGTCGTGCTGCTGAACGATCCGGACGCCGGCTTCGCGGAGGCGGGCAAGCCTTTCGTGCGACTGCGCCCGGCCGACATCGCGGTGCTGGTGCGCACCGGCAAGGAAGCCGCCGCCGTGCAGCGCGAACTGCGTCGCCGTCGTGTCGCCTCGGTCTACCTCTCCGACAAGGACTCGGTCTTCGCCAGCCCCGAGGCGCAGGACCTGCTGCACTGGCTGCGTGCCGTGGCCGAGCCGCTCGACGTGCGCCTGGCGCGCGCGGCCTTCGCGACGCGCACCGTCGGCCTGTCGATCGACGAGCTGCGCGTGCTCGCGCGCGACGACGAAGCCTTCGACCTGCGCAGCGAGCAGCTGCGGCAGCTGCACGGCATCTGGCAGCAGCAGGGCGTGCTGACCATGCTGCGCCGCACGCTGCACCTGCTGGAGTTGCCGACGCGCTGGCTCGGCGGTGCGGCCGACGGCGAACGCCGACTCACCAACTTCCTGCACCTGGCCGAGCTGCTGCAGGCGGCCAGCGGCCAGCTCGACGGCGAGCAGGCACTGGTGCGCTGGCTGGCCGACCAGGTGCGCGGCGATGCAGCCGGCGGGGACGAGCAGATCGTGCGGCTCGAAAGCGATGCCGATCTGGTGAAGGTGGTGACGGTGCACAAGTCCAAGGGCCTCGAGTACCCGCTGGTCTTCCTGCCTTTCGCCAGCGGCTTCCGCGGCGTGAAGAAGGCCGGCACCTCGCACCTGAACCTGGCGGACGACGAAGGCGAACGCACGCTGCACCTGCACCTGAGCGACGCCCACATCGCCGAGGCCGACAAGGAGCGCCAGCGCGAAGACCTGCGCCTGCTGTACGTCGCGCTCACGCGGGCGCGGCATGCCGTGTGGGTCGGCCTGGCGGCGCTGAAGGAAGGCAATGCCAACGCGCCGACGCTGCACCGCAGCGCCATCGGCTACGTGCTGGGCGGGACCGAGGAGGTGCTGCCCGAGCAACTCATGACGCGCATCCAGGATGTGGTGCAGCCCTGCGCCGATATCGCGCTGGTGCCGGCCGACGACATGGCCGGCCTCGGCACGACGCCGCTGCAGCCGCGCGGTGAACCCATCGCACTGCGTGAGCTGGCGCGCTACGACGCGGACTTCGACCGGCGCTGGTCCATCGGCAGCTTCTCGGCCCTGGTGCGCACGCTGTCGGCGGTATCGCCGCTCCCGGGCGTGCTGGCATCGAGCGTGGCCGCGGTGCGCAACGACGAGCCGGGCGATGCAGTGGATGGCGAGATGGCGGCAGTGCCGTTGCGCGCCGCGCCCATCGACGCACCCTGGCACCGCTTCCCCCGCGGCGCTTTCGCGGGCAACTTCCTGCACGACCAGCTCGAATGGCTGGCGACCGAAGGCTTCGACCTCGCGGCCTCGCCCGAGCGCCAGCAACAGTTGCTGCGCCGTTGCGAGCGCCAGGGCTGGACCGAGCGCGCGCCCGACGTGCTGGCCTGGCTGCTGCGCGTGCTGCAGTCGCCGCTGCCGCCGGTCGGCGCGGCGCTCGATGCGCTCGCGGTCACCGTGCCCGAGATGGAGTTCTGGCTGCCCGCGCAGACCTTGGCTGCCGCGCAGATCGACGCCCTGTGCCGCCAGTACCTGCTGGGTGGCCGCGATCGGCCTCTGCTGCCGGAGCGCGAGCTGCACGGCATGCTGATGGGCTTCGCCGACATCGTGTTTGAGCACGGCGGGCGCTACTGGGTGCTCGACCACAAGTCGAACCACCTCGGCGGCAGCGATGCCGACTACGACCGTGATGCGCTCGAAGGCGCGATGGCTGCGCACCGCTACGACGTGCAGTCGGCCATCTACCTGCTGGCGCTGCACCGCCTGCTGCGCAGCCGCCTGGGTGCTGCCTACGACCCGGCGGCGCAACTGGGCGGCGCGGTCTTCCTGTTCCTGCGCGGCATCGACGGGCCGGCCCGTGGGTGCTACCACGTGCCGCCGGTGCTGCCGCTGCTGGATGCGCTCGATCGGCTGCTGGGCGCCACCACGGATGTCGGCGCATGA